GATTTCCTGCTGTCCTGTGCTCAACTCGGGACGGTCCTTCACGTTCACGCTCGCCTGCTCAGCATCCTGTAAACACACTCGGTATTGTTCGTCTGACTTCCTTCCTCGTGTCGTCTAGGGGGGTTTTCCTCACCAACAATATttgaatgtttatatatatatatatgcgctaGTTTATTCTACACGGTGTCCCATAAGTCCAGCATCTTAAAGTTAACgctttattatgattattattattattattacagcttATGACAATTTAGCGCCCTTTACTTATTAGCTGTAACATCCTTGTAGCTTCCAATACCAAATATgactctgtgttttgttttttgttttttgaaggGTGAAAAGGAGTGTTTGACGACCGAGACGTGCGAGCTGAAGCAGAAGGTGCGCTACCTTCAGGATCAGCTGGTGCCACTCACTAAGCAGAGAGAGTACCAGGAGAAGGAGATCCAGCGTCTCAACCGGGTCGGTGTCTCTCAGGGTTCTTTCACACCTGCAGAGTTTAGTCCGTTCGAATCAGACCCTGGTGTGAGCTGCTAAACTGTCatgtcttctctctcttcttccctTTATCTATCATCCCATTCCTAAAatcaggtctctctctctctctctctctctctctccctctctctctccctctctctctctctttctctctttcttttgtttgtgaCGCACCAGTGGGTTTTTTGTGAATGAATCCGTCTGCTCGTGTGTACCTCAGGCTCTGGAGGAAGCGCTGAACCTGCACTCTCCGACCTCCCAGGCGGGAATGAACCTCGGCGAGGGAGTCCTGAACCTGCGCCAGCAAGAGCTCCACACTCAGATCGCCGTACTCAAAGAGCAGGTGAGGCCACCGTCCGTCGGTGCGAGCGCGAATCTGATGGAGCCTGTAGATCCGAGGTGTCTGTTTCAGTCCTCTGGGTCATCCGGCAGtgctgttttcttctttttgttctctCCCAGAACATGCCTGCTGGGTAATCCGACCGAGAAGGACAATATAATGGAGTGTTGACTCAGGTGTgctgagaggggaaaaaaaaaaaaaccccaaaacaaacacagcctTTGGTCCAATCTCGGTCTGATTCACTTCTTAGGTTGCACTGGGGTCTTCTGTTTCAAAGTGCAGAGTCCTGCGCACTTACCCCATGGCTCGGTTCTACTGTAATTCTAGCCGGCGTGTACAGGTTTTAACGTTTCACCAATCGTACGGGTAtcagggtttcctcccccagtgcaaAGACGTAcgtcgtaggctgattggcgtttctaAATTGTCCGAGGTGTATGAACGTACGCggttgtgccctgtgattggttggcaccctgtccagggtgtccccctgaGCTCCCcgcgataggctccagactccccgcAACCTCGTGTAGGACACGCTGTACggaaaatggagggatggatggttACCTTTGCCGTTGTACCAGGAGTGTAACTCGATGTGTAACTCGTTGAAATAACTCTTTAGGTGAAGATCTTCGAGGAGGACTTCCAGAAGGAGCGCAGGGATAGAGAACGCATGAACGAGGAGAAGGAGGACCTGAGACGGCAGGTGGAAAGGTTACAGGGTCAGATGACcaacctgaccaatcaggtgaGCAGCGCTTGCTTCGATGTGTCTCGtccttgcttccttccttccttcctttctgaAGGCCATGTAAAAGAGTAAAGAACTCCTCAGTGCTGATTTCATCAGGAAACCTCATCGCCGAACCTCATCGCCGTATCACTCCGCCCACACCGTCACCGTGTCTTTCGTCACGGAGTTATCGACAGCTTGTTTACACCAGGGTTATTCCAGACGTTCCGTATCGAGGGCGTGTCCGCTGGAGATCAGGAacgggattaaaaaaaaacaacgtggagtttttccatttagcATCTAGACGCTTTCCATTTCATTTGacgtcattattattattattattattattattattattattattttaatattctcAAATATTAAATGATCTTACACTCTTTCTGTTAAggtttttaaagtttaaaaaaacaaacacattttttaaaggcGACAAAACGGTCGTGGAAGATATCAGTCTGTTACAATTCTAATGGAGCAATATGACAAATATTttcagctattattattattattattattattattattattattattattttattgatgtTTTGACAAACTGACTAGTTTCTTAATTTGTGATACTGTCAAAGACAAGcctatattttttaatgaagcacGAACAGACATTAATTAGTACTTTAtcgttgtttttatttatttatttatttatctatttatctattttggTTTGGTAATATGAGTTATTcttcaggggaaaaaatgtttttttctctctctagaaCTTTATCTCTAATGCCTTTGAGACAACTGAAGAAGCTGGAATTATTTCCTTGCTCAAATTTATGcatattaatacaaaaaaaaatgttggtaaAATGAACAGCCTTTGATTATAGATATgtcttgctttttaaaaatttgtgtgtgtgtgtgtgtgtgtgtgcaggcatgTTTATATGGCATGTTTTCACCATGAAGtaattggttggttggttgctGTTTGTAAGTACAGGTTCCCGAGCCCGGTCCTGGAGTCTCCTCTAATTAATCGCCAGTTCTTCCCGAGTCGAAGTGCGTGTGTTGGAACTGCAGGACAGGAGGTTCTCGAGGAGCAGGGTCGGGAACCTATGGCTTGCTGTAAACAGCTCGGGAAGTGTTTACTAAATGTCCTGCAGGTTGTAGTAAATGATTAGCAAGCTGATTGTTAGGGAGTGTGGTGAGGCTTTAGGTTTAAGGTCAGGGCCCTACAGAGTATGTCAACATCTTTAGAGTATAGACTGCACTCTGTACTCCATactgatttttgtgtgtgtgtgtgtgtgtgtgtgtgtgtgtgtgtgtgtgtgtgtagctccaTCAGGCGCAAAACGAGTGCCAGAGAGAGCGGACAGAGCGGTGTAAACTGGAGCGACTGCAGATGCAACACAATAAACAGGTATTTCAGCGCCCTCTGGTGGTTAATAtcataatagtaaaaaaaaatcttaaaaactGATTGTACGAGTGTGAACactatacagttgtgctcataagtttacataccccttgcagaatctgcaaaatgttcatttaaatgtttttaaaataaataaataacgatgagggatcataaaaattgcacttGTCCTGAAGGAGCAATTCCACATAAGATGTTTACATTATAGTCCATAACACACGATAATAATCAAATTTACActaatgaaccagttcaaaagtttacacacgctcgattgttgatcctgtaaaataaatagtgaaattattcaggacagaactaaataaaaaaaaaaattttaataaaaaaaacaacaacaagcagtttttatgatctctctctctcacagtttgcatattctgcaaggggtatgtaaacttatgagcaCAACCGTAGGTGAAAGGGTTAACCGCGTTTGTGTTCCGTTTTAATCTCACTGGATTGTGTATAATGTTTTGGGAAGGGTGGGGGTGATATAAACTGTGGTACTGTGTACTTATGTGATTTTTGTGTGTCTGGGTTTTGGAGGGGCAACCGGAGAGAAGGACGTCTGACCCCACCTCGGGTTCGGCTAACGGCCCGCTGAGCCCGCCCTACTGCGGCCCGTTCGTGCAGGTCGGACACCAGCTCGAGGGCTGGCCCGTCCACTTCCCACCCAGAATGCCCACCCTGAGCGCGGCACCGGGCCGAGACTTCCAGCCTGTTAATCCGGttagagctctctctctctctctctctctcactcactcactcactcactcactcactcactcacacactcacacacacacacacacacacacacacacacacatatatatacactttacacGTGCTGGGGAAGTGCACGCAGtctgatcgtgtgtgtgtgtgtgtgtgtgtgtgtgtgtagggttttCATTGGCAGACGTCATTCCCACAGCTACGGGGCTCCAGAGTACAGACAGATGCAGCAAGAGCACCACCGGAAAgcgcaggtacacacacacacacacacacacacacacccctaatactaatactaaattcaaataaacacttaaGCACATGTTGTTATGGAAAGTAATCAACCACGAGGTGTTGATCCCGACACTGTTACCTGACGtgttcctctaacagcacgtcccgGCGTGCTTTATTCCCCTTACACCACAGGAAGTCGTCGATGGTTGCCATTTTCAAGTCTATTTATTTACGTATAGCtccatttaatgttttgggacgtcgctgaaacaagttagttcctgatAACACTCGCGcgatagcagctataaacggtcgttccctcaccggccGATCTTTTCTTCACTCTTGACGTTAATGTCATCATCTCAGCTACAGAGAAATCCGAACGCGTGAACTCTTCTGTCggctttacagctttacctctgaccgttACAGAGcaccgacaccggagactccttccgtcagTCCGTTTCTGCGTTATATCCCAGTGCGAGTTGTTACTAGAGCgactacaggtgcatctcaaaaaaatgtCAATAGTGTCAAAgttcgtccccccccccccccccccccccgtgatTTCATTCAAAACgcggaactttcatatattctagtttcatcacacacaaagtgaaatatctcaaaatatcagaataaagaatttataatacagaaatgtcgagcTGAGACGACTCTAATCagcgaattaactcaaaacacctgcggaggtttcctgaggctttaatctctcagtctggttcagtacacgatcacggggaagatggaagtaaatgctgcgtttcatttggaaatcaaggtcccagagtctggaggacgagtggacaggaacagaatccaagctgcttgaagtccagagtgaagtttccacagtcagtgatgatttgggttgccaggtcatctgctggtgtcggtccagtgtgttttctcgagtcgagagtcgatgcagcgtctaccaggagattttagagcgcTCCGTGCTTCcgtctgctgacgagctttatggagatgctgatttcctttccAGAAGGACTCTGCACTTGTCCACAGTGCCATAACTGGTTTGTATTCGTGGTATTCCTgtgctcgatcgtccagccgactcgcctgacccgaaccccgtagagaatctacgagagacaccagacccgacgatACAGACGAGCCGAAGGCTATCAAAGCAACCCGGACCTCCAGAACagacacctcagcagtgccccaggctgatcgcctccacgccacgccgcactgatgcagtaattcctgcaagAGGATTAAAACCCGAGACCGAGTATCTGCGCATGAATTAACACACTGTtcacaaggtcgacatttctgtattataaattctttatcctaatattttgagatagtggatcagaacaagtgcattaatgtgATCAGCACTCAACATAATCGACACTAGGGGGTTTACGTGGACTAACGGGGTGTTTGTTGTCGGCAGAAGCAGGAGCAGCGGGTTTCGGGAAGCGGGAGCGTCAGAACGTGGACTCCGGAAAGCACTAAGCGCTTCATCCTCCCTCTCCACCGGCACGTGGCTTAGTAGCATGATGCAGTTTCTCTTTCAGTTGGCATGGTGTGAACTATCCTTTATCTCTCCTCccctaatgtgtgtgtgtgtgtgtgtgtgtgtgtgtgtgtgtgtgtgtgtgtgtgtgtatatacacatttattattattaatttagctTTGTACTATCGCTGAGGTTGAAACTGCTTTATACAGTAATTCTGTCAGTTATTTAATGGACGAAAGCAGAAGCGTAAATGTCGTGGTGTTGTTCTGAAGCGTCCTGCTTTTGATTAGCagatttaatttgtttttttctttccgtcGTCGTTTATTTTTCGGTACGGCTTTACGTTAACATTCCTTTAATCGATTGTCTGTACCGCGTAAGTTACGTTTAGCGAACCTTAAACCTTCAGCATTAATAAACCATTATATACGCCTTATATCATCCTCAGCTCATGTTTATTTCTCCAATGAAGCGAGCTAAATTTGCATACATTAGCATAAATCGCAGTGTTGCCTCAGAATACTAAGGTTTATCGTTTAGTTAAGGATTAGACGGCACGTTGTTTGTCAGTTAATGATGTATTGATGCTGAAGTTGACTCGGTGTAACTAACGAGGTGAATAGAGGAACTTTAACGTAAAGCGCTGCCgctatttatttactgaaactAACTGAAAGCAAGAgtgatgtagtgtgtgtgtgtgtgtgtttttttttttttttttttttttttttttcttttctgaaaatctctttttcaattcaaagatgttttcatttgtttgggggggggggtaaacaaaataaacaaccccccccccccccccccccccccccaccaccaccaccaccaccctatAGGCTGACGATGTGAAAGTCGGAAGTGTCGTCCTGTAACTCTGTAGGAGAATCGTCTCGGAACATTTTGCGCCAGGGTAGAATGTATTTCTATTTATTCACACGGTCACACTCTTTATTGTTTTCGTATCCATGTGtcggtcatttaaaaaaaaaaaaaaaaaaaaaaaagaacgactTCTCATCCATTACGTGTTATGTTCATTGAGATCTTATAAACCTTTAACGTCCCGCttgtaatgtttttttgggggtcgGTTCTAGTTAATGGTTCCTGAATCCGTGGTTGCGGAGAGGTCAAGAGGGCAGTTCAGAGTTCAAATCCGTGATCTTTTTCTCAGTAGTGATGATGACACGTGGTTCACTGTCTATGTATGGTtgttgtttgtgtatattgCTTTCGTCTGCATTAT
The genomic region above belongs to Ictalurus punctatus breed USDA103 chromosome 14, Coco_2.0, whole genome shotgun sequence and contains:
- the tnip1 gene encoding TNFAIP3-interacting protein 1 isoform X11, producing the protein MQPCENTELASQLQRLESSFSVFAQESNPNQLLAHLGRMAVEFHTLSSKVQKNEQRTSLLQTLCEQLRQENSELRKKMEEDLQYRNRDLEQLRQENLKLREQVSGRTEAAQNESAEAKDEATKEEAVKVKLEAAMTQQVHSAQSSKAAEKTPSKTLDPEMYEKKIRLLEKQRRDVLEVNKQWDIQWNSMKTQYEQKITDLRQRLADSQKAVQELEAEREQRQRDYDKKLLLAKSKIDNVQGEKECLTTETCELKQKVRYLQDQLVPLTKQREYQEKEIQRLNRALEEALNLHSPTSQAGMNLGEGVLNLRQQELHTQIAVLKEQVKIFEEDFQKERRDRERMNEEKEDLRRQVERLQGQMTNLTNQLHQAQNECQRERTERCKLERLQMQHNKQVLEGQPERRTSDPTSGSANGPLSPPYCGPFVQVGHQLEGWPVHFPPRMPTLSAAPGRDFQPVNPGFHWQTSFPQLRGSRVQTDAARAPPESAGPRVWRTSGQEQNPSCLKSRVKFPQSVMIWVARSSAGVGPVCFLESRVDAASTRRF